The Ketobacter alkanivorans genome includes the window TTCAATCAGATTACTGCAAAACAAGCATTCGAACTGGGTAATGTACATAGCCTTGTACAGCTCAGCTATAGCGAAGAAAACCGTAATTCCCAATCTCAGGCCACCAATCCCGGCGCCCTTGCAGCAATCAGCAATCCCAGTAGTAATGCCCCACTCGTTGGTGATGTATTGTTCGAGGCAGACACAACCCTGGCGCAATGGCTTAACGACTGGGAAATAACCGCCAACACAAACATGCAATTTGGCCTTGAGTGGGCGAAGGATGATCTTCGTACCGCCCGGGTGCTAGCCAACTATGACACCAGCATGCTTTCCAATAGGCAATATCCGGTAGATTACAGCCCAGAGGGTGATATTTATAACGAAGTAATTGAAACAGAGGATAGAGTTACCAAAAGCGCTTACTCTCAACTGCAACATCAATGGGATAGTAAAACCGATCTGGTGCTAGGTATCCGCTATGACAACTACTCAGGTTTCGATGACCACATCAGCCCAAGGTTTGCATTAGTACGTAAACTTACTGAAAACTCATCCATCAAACTTTTGTTAGCAGAAGCCTATAGAACACCTTCTTTTCTTCAGACGTTTGTTAAGGAAAATTTGACTGTAGTGCGCAACCCGGATCTGAAGGCGGAAACCATCCGCACCAGCGAGCTGATCTGGGTCACCCAAAAAAATCAATCTACGTTTACGGCGGGTGTTTTTTACAACGTGATAGAAAACAGGATTGACACAGCAACGTTCAGCGACGGTAAACGCGCCAACATCAACGAAGATGAGGAATACAGTGGCGGCATCGAGCTTGAAGCTATACTGCCGATTGGTTATCGCTGGTCGCTGAGATCCAACTATACACACTTCCTGAAGCTGCCAGATGCATCCTATCGAGAGTCAGAACGCCTGGCTTCCTTTATTCTAAACTACAGCCATGACTCTGTTACGGTAAATCTCGGTGGTTATTATAACAGTGAAAGATCTATGCCTCCGGATGAGCACGGCGATAGAATTGATGCTGTTTATGCCCTGAACGGAAAAATCGGCTTTCAGGTTGATCGCCATACCACCATCAATCTCCAAGTTAAAAACATTCTGGATGATACCGTATCCTCTTCACCACAAAGTGAAAGCATCAAGACGGCAATCCCCTATCGTGGTAGAGAAGTCAGCATCGGATTCAATTATGCATTCTAACTTGCGCAAGAACGCCTAAATCTCCATTACAAGTTCTGCCTATATTCACCAGGCGTTTGCCCCATCCAGTGTTTGAATGCACGAATAAATGCACTCTGTTCCGAGTATCCTAAAAGCAGTGCCACCTCGGAGGGTGACAGTGCAGGATCAGCCAAGTAACGCACCGCCAGTCGCCGCCGGGTATCAGCCAATACTGATCGATAGCTATGACCATTAACACTCAACTTGCGATAGAAGGATCGCAGAGAGTATCCCATTTGAGACGCCACGGTACTTGCGCGGGTATCACCATTATTCATCGCCGCTAATATGTTCTCTTGCAATTCCTGTAAAAATGTTTCGAAACAACCCGAACTCTCTGCGTCTTTCAACAGCATAGCATTTGCCTGCTGATCGAAGATCTTCAATAAATGAGGGTCTCGGGTTGCTATATCCATCAACAGCACATGGGATGGAACGTCTACTCTGATCGACGAGCAATTAAACTCCACCGGACAGCCTAATATGGCTTGGTATATATCGCCATGCGCAGGCTTTGGAATCGGAAGACCAACTCGTGAAGGAGCAATGGGTTTCTTGATGAGGGATTGATAAAGATTAATAAATATCGCCGCGCTGAATTCACAGCTTAGCGCATTGTCATTTCCGCGCAGAGACCACTCGTGAATCACATCACTGCCCCGCACCTGAACTTCAGCCTTCAAATCAGTCAATACCAACGTCTGAAATCGGCCATAACGGGTCAATGCCTGGCCCAAAGTGCTGCAGGATGCCAACAGATAGCCCACCAATCCAAAGTGCTGAGGCTGGGCCATGCGGCCTATCCGAAGCCCTAATGCAGGCACCGGGTCAACCCTGTAAGTCTCATCCAGCAACGACGAAAAAGTACGGCTTTCCACACGCTGATTTTGCGCCGACAGATGAATGGAGTGCCTAAGATCTGATGCAGCAAGCTCGCGCTCATCCAGATAGCGTAACAATACGTCAAGAAAACTGGTGGGCAGATAGGCTATGTCATTGTTCATCAACGCAGTTTTTACCACTTGGCACATTATGTCAATGGCGA containing:
- a CDS encoding AraC family transcriptional regulator; amino-acid sequence: MNNDIAYLPTSFLDVLLRYLDERELAASDLRHSIHLSAQNQRVESRTFSSLLDETYRVDPVPALGLRIGRMAQPQHFGLVGYLLASCSTLGQALTRYGRFQTLVLTDLKAEVQVRGSDVIHEWSLRGNDNALSCEFSAAIFINLYQSLIKKPIAPSRVGLPIPKPAHGDIYQAILGCPVEFNCSSIRVDVPSHVLLMDIATRDPHLLKIFDQQANAMLLKDAESSGCFETFLQELQENILAAMNNGDTRASTVASQMGYSLRSFYRKLSVNGHSYRSVLADTRRRLAVRYLADPALSPSEVALLLGYSEQSAFIRAFKHWMGQTPGEYRQNL
- a CDS encoding TonB-dependent receptor plug domain-containing protein, translating into MGSLPTATTIITAVGLLLCCTAKAESRRFDDLVNLSLDELINIEITSSTRTSKTLKNVPSAATVFSQSELRSMGIDFLYELLNFVPGYQTSRDNDAGASYLYSSRGSDTGQQTSAILLLIDGIPRHEVRTSSASLLSSLMPIARIERIEVIRGPGSALYGSNAFLGVINIITVDSNNELALQVGQPDRQQLQAQISNNAGFWHFDAFLSGYQDKGQEYLLDDRLGDDLKTTQDPQAVSNFAFRLGYKDTQLSAEHINFESKDYYSVSAISNDVNEMRHYFNQITAKQAFELGNVHSLVQLSYSEENRNSQSQATNPGALAAISNPSSNAPLVGDVLFEADTTLAQWLNDWEITANTNMQFGLEWAKDDLRTARVLANYDTSMLSNRQYPVDYSPEGDIYNEVIETEDRVTKSAYSQLQHQWDSKTDLVLGIRYDNYSGFDDHISPRFALVRKLTENSSIKLLLAEAYRTPSFLQTFVKENLTVVRNPDLKAETIRTSELIWVTQKNQSTFTAGVFYNVIENRIDTATFSDGKRANINEDEEYSGGIELEAILPIGYRWSLRSNYTHFLKLPDASYRESERLASFILNYSHDSVTVNLGGYYNSERSMPPDEHGDRIDAVYALNGKIGFQVDRHTTINLQVKNILDDTVSSSPQSESIKTAIPYRGREVSIGFNYAF